A genomic segment from Alteribacillus bidgolensis encodes:
- a CDS encoding UGSC family (seleno)protein, which translates to MSITVYNPTKSPVPEQAQTAPRPLSLENKTLGLIDNGKRNADTVLQYIGRHLKERFQLKEIITVKKSSFSHAIPDREADQLKKQCDLVISGIGDUGSCSSGSLLDGIVMEKKQVPAAVIVTEPFISSGKAMAIAHGLPDYSFAVIPHPIAATTVDTLENWAEDAVKEVAELLSAQKTVHRS; encoded by the coding sequence ATGAGCATTACCGTCTATAATCCAACAAAGAGCCCAGTACCAGAACAAGCACAAACAGCTCCGAGGCCTTTGTCACTGGAAAACAAGACGTTAGGCTTAATTGATAACGGCAAAAGAAATGCAGACACCGTTTTACAATATATTGGCAGACATCTAAAAGAACGTTTTCAGTTAAAAGAAATAATAACAGTAAAAAAGTCATCGTTTTCTCATGCGATCCCCGATAGGGAAGCAGATCAGCTAAAAAAGCAGTGTGATTTAGTTATTTCTGGGATCGGTGATTGAGGTTCCTGCAGCTCGGGCAGTTTGCTCGATGGAATCGTGATGGAGAAAAAACAAGTACCTGCAGCAGTCATCGTAACTGAACCTTTTATCAGCTCAGGAAAAGCGATGGCAATAGCCCATGGTTTACCTGATTATTCCTTTGCTGTCATTCCACATCCAATCGCAGCCACAACCGTGGACACGCTTGAAAATTGGGCGGAAGATGCAGTAAAAGAGGTGGCTGAACTGTTGTCAGCTCAAAAGACAGTACATCGGTCCTAA
- a CDS encoding YihY/virulence factor BrkB family protein — protein sequence MKINRIFSFGRTLKKEMIDDRATGLAAEQAFYYMLALFPMMILFLSILPYLSMDGQRVMMVVETALPRDTTRMIEENVLSVVSDSNSGLLTFGIIGTIWSASTGMNAFIRAMNEAFNVENQRSFLNGRLLSILLTIGMIVTFLIIFALFIFGEVILNTVSNYVFMPDETESLLKVVRWILTVLVMITILCCLYYFAPNKKITFKHVLPGAITATIIWQVVSLGFSFYVNNFGNYSDMYGSLGGVIVLMLWLFLTGLALVIGGELNAILHKNRSAG from the coding sequence ATGAAAATCAATCGAATTTTTTCTTTTGGCCGAACGCTGAAAAAGGAAATGATAGATGACAGAGCAACAGGACTAGCAGCAGAACAGGCATTTTATTATATGCTTGCCCTTTTTCCGATGATGATCTTATTTTTATCTATTCTTCCTTATTTGTCTATGGACGGCCAAAGAGTAATGATGGTTGTAGAAACAGCTCTGCCTCGCGACACCACCCGCATGATTGAAGAAAATGTATTAAGTGTGGTCAGCGATTCCAACAGCGGGCTGCTTACTTTCGGGATCATTGGTACGATTTGGTCCGCATCTACAGGAATGAATGCTTTCATCAGAGCTATGAATGAAGCGTTCAACGTAGAAAACCAAAGATCTTTTCTTAACGGAAGATTATTGTCTATTTTATTAACGATCGGTATGATAGTAACCTTTCTTATTATTTTTGCTCTTTTTATTTTTGGTGAAGTAATTTTAAACACCGTTTCTAATTATGTTTTCATGCCAGATGAAACCGAGTCGCTTTTAAAAGTGGTACGCTGGATCCTTACAGTTCTTGTTATGATTACAATTCTGTGCTGTCTTTACTATTTTGCCCCTAATAAAAAAATTACGTTTAAGCATGTACTTCCAGGAGCCATTACAGCAACGATTATATGGCAGGTCGTATCTCTTGGTTTCTCTTTTTATGTAAATAACTTTGGAAATTACTCCGATATGTACGGCAGTCTTGGCGGCGTTATCGTCCTTATGCTTTGGCTCTTTTTGACTGGTCTGGCTCTTGTTATCGGCGGAGAACTAAACGCGATTCTGCATAAAAACCGTTCAGCCGGTTAA
- a CDS encoding MOSC domain-containing protein yields MSSSYFIQHLAAGRPQLMMYQNGKVMKTGIQKQSVEEIYAAEDGLENDEVADKKNHGGTDRVICIYPYDHYLHWESECNTKLADAAFGENITARNMTEEKVCIGDTYKIGDAIIQVTQGRIPCDTISRRNNIPNLLSRVVETGYTGFLCRVLKEGTIRKTDTIQLVEQHLDKVTVAYSLHTYFHNAKDLEALQKIAAVDALAESWREKVEKRINQLTG; encoded by the coding sequence ATGTCATCTTCATATTTCATACAGCATTTGGCTGCAGGGCGTCCACAGCTTATGATGTACCAAAACGGCAAAGTCATGAAAACAGGCATTCAAAAACAAAGCGTAGAAGAAATATATGCAGCGGAAGACGGTTTGGAAAATGATGAGGTGGCGGATAAAAAAAATCACGGCGGCACCGACCGGGTGATTTGTATCTATCCGTATGACCACTATTTGCACTGGGAAAGTGAATGTAACACAAAGCTTGCTGATGCCGCATTTGGGGAAAACATAACAGCTCGTAACATGACAGAAGAAAAAGTATGCATTGGGGATACCTATAAAATTGGAGATGCCATCATCCAGGTTACACAGGGGCGCATTCCATGTGACACGATCAGCAGGCGGAATAATATACCAAATCTTTTATCAAGAGTAGTGGAAACGGGCTATACAGGCTTTTTATGCCGTGTATTAAAAGAAGGAACGATAAGAAAAACAGATACCATCCAGCTCGTAGAACAGCATCTTGACAAGGTTACTGTCGCTTATTCTCTTCATACGTATTTTCACAACGCAAAAGATCTCGAAGCCCTTCAAAAAATAGCAGCTGTCGATGCATTAGCGGAGTCCTGGCGGGAAAAGGTGGAGAAACGAATCAACCAGTTAACCGGCTGA
- a CDS encoding OsmC family protein, which translates to MPPYPDKIKTTVQGTIEAPEGVLKITKIQCHYDLKIPKGKREAAERVLNVFETKCPVAQTLKGCVEFEHSWTIEEYEE; encoded by the coding sequence ATCCCGCCTTACCCGGACAAAATCAAAACAACCGTGCAAGGTACCATTGAAGCTCCGGAAGGCGTCCTGAAAATTACGAAAATCCAGTGCCATTATGACCTTAAGATTCCTAAAGGCAAACGAGAAGCAGCCGAACGGGTGTTAAACGTATTTGAAACAAAATGCCCGGTAGCACAGACATTAAAAGGCTGTGTGGAATTTGAACATTCTTGGACGATTGAAGAATATGAAGAGTAA